In Phormidium yuhuli AB48, one genomic interval encodes:
- the dnaJ gene encoding molecular chaperone DnaJ: protein MAADYYDLLGVSRTADKDEIKRAFRRLARKYHPDVNKEEGAEERFKEINRAYEVLSDPEKRGRYDRFGEAGVGSGVPGAGFSDFSDIPGGFADIFETFFGGFNNTGQTRRRSGPARGDDLRLDLKLDFREAVFGGEKEIRISHLETCGTCGGTGAKPGTRPKTCGTCNGSGQVRRATRTPFGSFTQVSVCPTCNGTGQVIEDQCSTCSGKGQLQVAKKLKITIPAGVDNGTRLRVQSEGDAGKRNGPPGDLYVYLFVNDDSEFKRDGINILSDINISYLQAILGCKIPVNTVDGEVEVTIPAGTQPGRVITLEERGVPRLGNPVSRGDHLLTIHVDIPTKVNAEERELLEKLANIRGERAGKGGVEGFLGGLFK, encoded by the coding sequence ATGGCTGCCGACTACTATGACCTTCTCGGTGTTTCTCGCACCGCAGATAAAGACGAAATTAAACGAGCCTTCCGACGGCTGGCCCGGAAATATCACCCCGACGTCAACAAAGAAGAGGGGGCAGAGGAGCGGTTTAAGGAAATTAACCGCGCCTATGAAGTCCTATCAGATCCCGAAAAACGGGGTCGTTACGATCGCTTCGGTGAGGCAGGAGTCGGCTCTGGAGTCCCCGGCGCTGGCTTCTCGGACTTCTCCGATATCCCCGGCGGCTTTGCCGATATTTTTGAAACCTTTTTTGGGGGCTTCAACAATACCGGCCAAACCCGCCGCCGCAGCGGTCCGGCTCGGGGCGATGACCTACGCCTAGATCTGAAACTCGATTTCCGTGAAGCGGTCTTTGGCGGGGAAAAGGAAATCCGCATTAGTCACCTAGAAACCTGTGGCACCTGTGGCGGAACCGGGGCTAAACCGGGAACCCGTCCTAAAACCTGTGGCACCTGTAACGGCTCAGGACAAGTCCGTCGTGCCACCCGCACCCCCTTTGGCAGCTTTACACAGGTTTCCGTCTGTCCCACCTGTAACGGCACAGGACAGGTGATTGAAGACCAATGTTCAACCTGTTCCGGGAAGGGACAACTACAAGTTGCCAAAAAGCTCAAGATTACCATTCCCGCTGGGGTCGATAACGGCACCCGGCTGCGAGTGCAGTCAGAAGGAGATGCCGGGAAACGGAATGGCCCCCCGGGAGATTTATATGTCTACCTGTTTGTCAATGATGACAGCGAGTTTAAACGGGATGGCATCAATATCCTCTCAGACATCAATATTAGTTATTTACAAGCCATTCTAGGCTGTAAAATTCCAGTCAACACCGTTGATGGGGAAGTGGAAGTGACCATCCCCGCTGGAACGCAACCGGGCCGAGTCATTACCCTAGAAGAGCGAGGAGTCCCGCGCCTGGGCAATCCCGTCAGCCGTGGTGACCATTTATTAACGATTCATGTAGATATTCCCACCAAAGTCAATGCTGAGGAACGGGAACTCTTGGAAAAATTGGCAAACATTCGCGGTGAACGAGCCGGAAAAGGTGGCGTGGAAGGCTTTTTGGGAGGGTTATTTAAGTGA
- a CDS encoding sulfurtransferase TusA family protein, translating to MSQPIHSSENGTGNAAGVDVQLDLRGTPCPLNFVRTKLQLQRMQAGQVLEVWLDEGEPIEQVPDSLTMAGYGIEEIRDCQGYFALQVRCPQS from the coding sequence GTGAGTCAACCGATTCATTCCTCTGAGAACGGAACAGGGAATGCAGCTGGGGTGGATGTTCAGTTGGATTTACGGGGAACTCCCTGTCCCCTGAATTTTGTACGGACGAAGTTGCAACTACAACGGATGCAAGCGGGACAAGTGTTAGAGGTTTGGCTCGATGAGGGAGAACCCATTGAACAAGTCCCGGACAGCCTGACCATGGCCGGATATGGGATTGAGGAAATCCGAGACTGTCAGGGCTATTTTGCCTTGCAGGTACGCTGTCCGCAGTCATGA